One window of Equus quagga isolate Etosha38 chromosome 4, UCLA_HA_Equagga_1.0, whole genome shotgun sequence genomic DNA carries:
- the LOC124238156 gene encoding divergent paired-related homeobox-like, which produces MSDPGDLPKGKHQKYPQRKRTIFTQKQLADLRLLFNENPYPTSSLQREMASKMEIHPTVLKVWFKNHRAKLKRAKYKPIQQKQQEAQQQQLAEAGGKASSSKTGADTPPRSPRGALPPSLVYTEHPVPAFQLRLCPNFNAHTDHFVGHKIVHFGCCRDPNIYCLSPTLESQVLSTSISANSFCSSSPPRSCQ; this is translated from the coding sequence ATGTCTGACCCAGGGGATCTTCCTAAAGGAAAGCACCAGAAGtatccacaaaggaaaagaaccaTATTCACTCAGAAACAACTGGCGGATTTGCGGCTCCTGTTCAATGAGAACCCATACCCGACCTCCAGCCTTCAGAGAGAAATGGCCTCAAAAATGGAGATACATCCAACAGTCTTGAAGGTTTGGTTCAAGAACCACAGAGCAAAACTCAAGAGAGCCAAATACAAGCCTATTCAGCAAAAACAACAAGAGGCTCAACAGCAGCAATTAGCTGAGGCAGGAGGCAAGGCCAGCTCTTCCAAGACAGGAGCAGATACACCTCCCAGATCCCCTCGCGGggccctccccccatccctggTTTATACAGAGCATCCAGTGCCTGCCTTCCAGCTCCGCCTGTGCCCCAATTTTAATGCTCACACAGACCACTTTGTTGGCCACAAAATAGTTCATTTCGGCTGCTGCCGAGACCCTAACATATACTGCCTCTCTCCCACTCTGGAATCCCAAGTTCTTTCCACGAGCATCAGCGCTAATTCCTTCTGCTCTTCATCACCACCAAGATCTTGTCAGTGA